A single window of Leopardus geoffroyi isolate Oge1 chromosome D4, O.geoffroyi_Oge1_pat1.0, whole genome shotgun sequence DNA harbors:
- the LOC123593082 gene encoding leucine-rich repeat extensin-like protein 3 codes for MSPALTGWAGPETPPPTEPYPTRPDPPPSSGSGCPLLEGRRHRALCRPQSPHHHGRRNDGPSVSQLSPISLTAPPPRHQDHWLRDAPAPGTPESWLGALTSEELRAPPRSVRQPLPPPLAPAPPPPLWTGVACPPAADSGPGNPPPRLRLRASHCAVCPSLNSASLVIGQPSASALEIAAHSPPLSPGHTRTHSRQ; via the coding sequence ATGTCACCGGCGCTGACAGGCTGGGCTGGCCCAGAAACGCCTCCGCCCACGGAACCCTATCCGACCCGGCCCGACCCTCCCCCCAGCTCAGGCTCTGGCTGCCCGCTGTTAGAGGGTCGCAGACATCGAGCACTTTGCAGACCCCAGTCCCCGCACCACCACGGCAGAAGAAACGATGGGCCTTCAGTGTCCCAGCTCTCCCCAATCtctctcaccgccccccccccccgacaccaGGACCACTGGCTTCGCGACGCCCCCGCTCCCGGGACCCCTGAGTCCTGGCTCGGTGCCCTCACCAGTGAGGAGCTGCGGGCGCCACCGCGGTCCGTCAGACAgccgctgccccctcccctggctccgGCTCCGCCGCCTCCACTCTGGACAGGAGTCGCCTGCCCGCCGGCCGCAGACAGCGGGCCGGGGAACCCGCCCCCACGGCTCCGCCTCCGCGCCTCCCATTGCGCGGTCTGCCCATCACTCAACTCAGCTTCCCTTGTAATTGGACAGCCTTCAGCGAGTGCCTTGGAGATAGCCGCCCATTCTCCGCCCCTGTCACCCGGCCACACGCGCACACATTCCAGGCAGTGA
- the PHF24 gene encoding PHD finger protein 24 isoform X2 — protein MGVEWSLRSLTGLIVSRPLRSSALPGSWMMTSLLISAWSPENMICTRVFHDGCLRRMGYIQGDSAAEVTETAHTETGWSCHYCDNLNLLLTEEEMYSLTETFQQCKVIPDCSLTLEDFLRYRHQAAKRGDSDRALSEEQEEQAARQFAALDPEHRGHIEWPDFLSHESLLLLQQLRPQNSLLRLLTVKERERARAIFLARGSGNTISEAECRGAQHSWFCKRLAEAPSCSVSISHVGPIADSSPASSSSKSQDKALLPTEQESRFVDWPTFLQENVVYILAARPNSAAIHLKPPG, from the exons ATGGGCGTGGAGTGGAGCCTGAGGAGTTTGACAGGACTAATCGTTTCACGCCCCCTGCGTTCATCCGCCCTACCCGGAAGCTGGATGATGACAAGCCTCCTGATATCTGCTTGGAGCCCAGAGAACAT GATCTGCACCAGGGTTTTCCATGATGGCTGCCTGCGCCGCATGGGCTACATCCAAGGAGATAGTGCAGCGGAGGTGACCGAGACAGCCCACACAGAAACCGGCTGGAGCTGCCACTACTGT GACAACCTCAACTTGCTGCTAACTGAGGAGGAAATGTACAGCCTCACAGAGACCTTTCAGCAGTGTAAAGTCATCCCTG ATTGCTCCCTGACACTGGAGGACTTCCTGCGCTACCGCCACCAAGCAGCAAAGCGGGGGGACAGTGACAGGGCTCTAAGCGAGGAGCAAGAGGAGCAGGCAGCCCGCCAGTTTGCAGCCCTGGACCCTGAACATCGAGGACACATAGAGTGGCCTGACTTCTTGTCCCATGAGTCCCTCCTGCTTCTGCAGCAATTGCGTCCCCAG AACTCTCTGTTAAGGCTTCTGACAGTCAAGGAGCGGGAGCGAGCCCGGGCCATCTTCCTGGCACGGGGCAGTGGGAACACTATCAGTGAGGCAGAATGCCGCGGAGCCCAGCATTCTTGGTTCTGCAAACGCCTTGCAGAGGCTCCATCCTGCAGTGTCAG TATCAGCCATGTGGGTCCCATAGCAGATAGTAGCccagccagcagcagcagcaagagtCAGGACAAGGCTCTGCTGCCAACAGAACAGGAGTCCAG ATTTGTGGATTGGCCTACCTTCCTGCAGGAAAATGTTGTCTACATCTTGGCCGCTCGCCCCAACAGTGCAGCAATTCATCTGAAACCCCCAGGATAG
- the PHF24 gene encoding PHD finger protein 24 isoform X1, with protein sequence MGVLMSKRQTVEQVQKVSLAVSAFKDGLRDRPSIRRTGELPGSRRGTVEGSVQEVQEEKEAEASTPVLQEESSVNRAAWERLRDGRGVEPEEFDRTNRFTPPAFIRPTRKLDDDKPPDICLEPREHVVNDEMCDVCEVWTAESLFPCRICTRVFHDGCLRRMGYIQGDSAAEVTETAHTETGWSCHYCDNLNLLLTEEEMYSLTETFQQCKVIPDCSLTLEDFLRYRHQAAKRGDSDRALSEEQEEQAARQFAALDPEHRGHIEWPDFLSHESLLLLQQLRPQNSLLRLLTVKERERARAIFLARGSGNTISEAECRGAQHSWFCKRLAEAPSCSVSISHVGPIADSSPASSSSKSQDKALLPTEQESRFVDWPTFLQENVVYILAARPNSAAIHLKPPG encoded by the exons ATGGGGGTGTTGATGTCCAAGCGGCAGACAGTGGAGCAGGTGCAGAAGGTGAGCTTGGCTGTGTCTGCCTTCAAGGATGGGCTACGGGACAGGCCTTCCATCCGACGCACCGGTGAGCTTCCAGGGTCCCGCCGTGGCACCGTAGAGGGCTCTGTCCAGGAGGtacaggaggagaaagaagcagAGGCAAGCACTCCAGTGCTCCAAGAAGAGAGCAGTGTCAACCGTGCAGCCTGGGAGAGGCTCCGAGATGGGCGTGGAGTGGAGCCTGAGGAGTTTGACAGGACTAATCGTTTCACGCCCCCTGCGTTCATCCGCCCTACCCGGAAGCTGGATGATGACAAGCCTCCTGATATCTGCTTGGAGCCCAGAGAACAT GTTGTCAATGATGAGATGTGTGATGTCTGTGAGGTCTGGACAGCTGAGAGCCTCTTCCCATGCAGGATCTGCACCAGGGTTTTCCATGATGGCTGCCTGCGCCGCATGGGCTACATCCAAGGAGATAGTGCAGCGGAGGTGACCGAGACAGCCCACACAGAAACCGGCTGGAGCTGCCACTACTGT GACAACCTCAACTTGCTGCTAACTGAGGAGGAAATGTACAGCCTCACAGAGACCTTTCAGCAGTGTAAAGTCATCCCTG ATTGCTCCCTGACACTGGAGGACTTCCTGCGCTACCGCCACCAAGCAGCAAAGCGGGGGGACAGTGACAGGGCTCTAAGCGAGGAGCAAGAGGAGCAGGCAGCCCGCCAGTTTGCAGCCCTGGACCCTGAACATCGAGGACACATAGAGTGGCCTGACTTCTTGTCCCATGAGTCCCTCCTGCTTCTGCAGCAATTGCGTCCCCAG AACTCTCTGTTAAGGCTTCTGACAGTCAAGGAGCGGGAGCGAGCCCGGGCCATCTTCCTGGCACGGGGCAGTGGGAACACTATCAGTGAGGCAGAATGCCGCGGAGCCCAGCATTCTTGGTTCTGCAAACGCCTTGCAGAGGCTCCATCCTGCAGTGTCAG TATCAGCCATGTGGGTCCCATAGCAGATAGTAGCccagccagcagcagcagcaagagtCAGGACAAGGCTCTGCTGCCAACAGAACAGGAGTCCAG ATTTGTGGATTGGCCTACCTTCCTGCAGGAAAATGTTGTCTACATCTTGGCCGCTCGCCCCAACAGTGCAGCAATTCATCTGAAACCCCCAGGATAG